Sequence from the Arvicola amphibius chromosome 3, mArvAmp1.2, whole genome shotgun sequence genome:
GTTTTCATggttgaccatttggcactggaaaaccaattggtgtgctcttccccggGGAGGACCACCTCCCTCCAGTCCCATATTATTCTAGTTTCTTATCATTCTTTGTAGAGGGCTGAGCCTAATGGACTTTTCCCTGTTGATTTGGTCTCTTGATCACATCTTAGATttctaggattttttaaaattaattaattaatttttttaaaaaagaaaaactatctttttgcattatacatatcaatccaagtttccactctttcccctcctcccattcccttcacacaccctcccacctcacctccATCCAATCCTCatagagggtaaggcacattgctttgtggaacatccaaggccctccctactatatctaggttaagcaaggtatccatccaaagagaataggttccccaaaagccagtacatacagtagggttagatcctggtgccactacccgTGGCCCatcagtctgccctagccatgcaactgtcaaccacaaccagagggactagtttgatcctatgcttgttccttcctagtttggctagagttggtgagctcccattagctcaggtagactgtttcagtgggtgaacccttcATGATATTGTCTTATtaactttgtcctttgctttacaaaagcttttcaggttcaggaggtcccttttgtttattgttgctctcagtgtctgtgctactggggttatatttagaaagtggtctcctgtgctcatacTTTGAAGACTAttacccactttctcttctatcaggtttagtgtggtcagatttatattgaggtctttaatccatttggacttgagttttgtgcatggggatagatatggatctattttaattcttttacatgttgatatatagttatgcctgcaccattttgttgaagatactttctttttcccgttgtgtaattttagcttctttgtcaaaaatcatagGTGTAATGATTAATATTCGGGTCTTCATtttgattccatttgtcaacttgtctgtttttatgccaataccaggttattttcattattgtagctcagtaatagagcttgatgtcagggatggtgatgtgtctggaagttcctttattatacaggattggtttggctatcctgggttttttgtttttccatatgaagttgattattgttctttcaaggtctgtgaagaattgtgtttggattttgatgaggattgcattgaatctatggatAGCATTTGGtagtgccatttttactatgttgatcctacctatccaagagcatgggagatctttccattttctggtatcttcttcaatttctttcttcaaagacttaaaatttttctcaaatgggtctttcacttctttggttagtgttaccccaagatattttatgttatttgtggctattgtaaagggtcatgtttctctgatttccctctctttattctgtatgttttgcattttgattattatatggtgaggagaCAGTtattttgatccaatctatttggtgttctgtaagcttcttgtatcttataggatatccttctttaggttaggaaagttttcttccatgattttgttgaatatattttctgtgtctttgagctggagactttcttcttcctctacccttgttattcttaggtttggacttttcatggtgtcctagattacctggatgttttgtgttaagaatttgttggatttaatgttttctttgaccaatgagtctattccCTCTATTGTACATTCAGAACCTGAGAtactttcttctatctcttgtattctgttggttgcACTTGTCTCGTAGTTCCTGTTTCTTGACCCAGATATTCTATATCCAGAATTcgctcggtttgtgttttctttattacctatATTtaagtcttcaagtcttgaactgtttgcttcacctttttgattttttttcttgggtttctttgagggatgtATTAATTTGTTCCAATGTTTtgattgtcttttcctccatttctttaagggagtttttcatttcctctttcaaagtctccattattttcataaagttatgtttaaagtcacttttttttctgcttcttctgggttaggatgatcaagtcttcctgttgtgtaaCCACTGTGTTCtcgtgttaccatgttgctttttaggttgttggaggaattcttgcattggtgcctacccatctctagTGCTCTGCTCTATAACCCTGACTCTGCACTTGACATCATCACACAGCTCGCATTCAGATTTGCTCCTCAGATCCAGGTGTAGCAGCAGACATGCTTGTCATTctggcacccaggaagcagaggaagcaagaagatcagaattcaaggccatcttcagctacataccaaattcaaggccagtttggactatatgagatcctgtcttaaaacccTCTCCACCTTGGAAAATTTAAACAGTTcagattttgcttattttttatttatacatttatttatgcatactaattctttctttttaaaccaatGATTGCAGTGTATCCAACTGGCAATTATATTGTCAGTCTCTTGTGACTCTCTGTGTCCTAAGTGTGTCTCTGACTAAGTATGTGTTCATGTCTGTATGTCCTGATCCATGGTAGCCAAAGTGCTGGCTGACCTCAGATGTCAAACAGTCAGAAGTCAGTATCTGAACTTGAGGTCCCTTTGAAGgctgggacctcctgaaaaatcTCAAGACAGGTGTCCCAAGGAAGATCACAGAAGGAAGATGGCTGGAAAGCACCTTTGCAGAGATTGTAGGGCTCATCAAGCAGAAGGTGAGTCATCTCTAAACCCTTTGAATGGAGCTGACTGTCCTTGGTTAAACTCAGGGCCAGTGGTGGGAGACCACTCCATGGAGTATGCCCATTGTCAGATGCCCTGGTTTTCCCCACTTCCCATTAATCTCTAGGATACTGCTTCATCCTGAAAACCTAAGGACACAAGAAAAGGTCCTGGTTATTAGACTTACATGCAAGGACCTGGAGGATCAGAGATATTATTAGGCTGAGAAAATGAAAGGAGATTGTAATCCTTCTGCCTGTATTTActgagtatgcacacacacatttaacacTAGGAGACAGGGATGATTGAAAGGGTAGGGTCACCCTGTTGACATGCAAGTGATGACTCCTTCTTTTTCAAAGCCGGGGTCACAGGAAACTTCTTTGGTATCTGCAGAGAGGACAGAGTCACATCTGCCTAAGGAGGTCAACTTTGACATCCACCCAGCTGTAGTGCATGGAGTGTGAGGACTCTGGCATTGGAGGGCTCTCTCAGACCGAGGTGTGAACTGTGGAGTTCCCTAAGTGGGAATATCCACCCTCAGTTTAAAGGTGCCACTCATATCCCTAATCACTCCCCTAGTGGATCTCTGATATCATATCAGATTTCCATAACTGAAATATTGGCAGGTTCCAGGGAATTCATATTTTTAAGGAATACCCAGGTAACTAGGTGACTAAAGTGCTCAGTCAGCCTGGATTTTTCCCACTCCAGGGAAGGTCAAGATGTGGTATAGAGCTGAGCCAGCAGCATATCAGTGCCCCCTTGTTCTGCCTCCAGGAAAGCCTCATGGCCAGTATATTTTCTCCCTGAGGATTACATGCATATAAGGTACTTAACCTAGCTCAATGCATCTCTGCTACTTGTTCCCAAGTCTGCAAGGGCTGAGTAGGGTGCTAACAGGCCTGGCTCTCCACCTACCTTTGAACTTAGGACCCTTTTGGACTCACCCAATCAGTCAAGTTCTTTGAGTTTCAGTATCTTACTCTGCAAACACATGATAGTATCTATTTCCAGGGATTTTGAAAGAGTTAGATACGATagtatgtaacatgagggcctgctcattggggtttctaccctgcctggttcccgtggccggcaagtcccaaaaaaattcacacagaggtctccataagattataaactgattggtccattagctcaggcttcttattagctcttgtagcttatatagtccattattcttacctatgctagccacatggctcagtacctttttcagtgggacaggtcacatcctgcttcttcgttGATCTGGGCAGGTCTCAggaggaatgagcttcctccttctcagaattctcctgttctcattgtcccgcctctacttcctgtctggttgtccttcctggctactgaccaatcagtgtttatttaaaacataattgacagaatatagacaattctcccacaccaacagTATATCAAGCATTCGCCACAGTGACTATAAACAGGAAACAACCTCCAACTTGATACCAGTCTGTCCACAGACTGCCCTCTCAGAGGGCAGGCACCCTGTTCTGCTGTATCACACTCACCAAGAACACTCAATTAACATCTGAAGACGACAccatggtatgcatgtgtgtgctgtgtatgcatgtgttgtatgttttgtatgtatgtgagtatggtGTGTGTCTGGTGAATATGTAtgcagtgtgtacatgtgtggtgctatgttttgtatatatgtgtggtatatggtTATGTTTGGTATGCATGCATCTGGTACATATGCACAcggtgtgtgagcatgcatggtATGTGTCTgatgtctctctgtgtggtatgctttggtgtatatatgtgtggtagaAATGGATACAGTATGTGCTGTGCTATATTTGTGATGTGCAGGAAAAGGTGATGGGGGGGCCCTCTGCACCTGCCGTTTTCCTGGGTCCCTGGAAATCACCTACCTTCAATGATACAGAGTTTTCTCTTTCGGCCTAGGTAATCAAGAGATCCTCTAGCCCTTCAAGAAAGGGGAGACATCAATAAACAGGACAAGGTGGCAGGGAAAACGACGTTTCGTAGATAGAGTTTGACTTCTACCCCAGCCCTTTGGAATCCAGTGCCCAATCTGTGGTGGAGCGTCTGCTCCCTGACAGACTTCCTCACTGGGATGAGCAGGCTGTTGCATAGCACTGTGACGGTATTTCCACTCCCCTCATTTCAAAGCTTTGCTGCTAAGTCCATGCAATTGATGCAGGCTAGAGAGCCCTCCTGGACAGGCATGGGAGCCCTGGCAGTAGGTGGTGCTGGGCTCTGTGGCTCCTTAGCAAGGCAGCATTTGGAAGCGATATGGAAGCAGCACCCAGTGTTCCAGAGCGCTGAGAGGAGCCGCTTGTATTCCGTGCGGAAGTTCTGGTTCAGGAGCCCGTAGACAATGGCATTAAGGCAGCTGTTGAAGTAAGCTAGGAAGTAACTGGTGACAAAGAGCCCCTCTGGGACCATCACCTCTGGGTTGATGACCACTGCAATGCTGATGTAGTTGAGGGGGGCCCAGCATATGGCAAAAACCACAAACACGGCGAACATGGTTAGGAAACTGCGCAAGTCACTGGGCCTCAGACGTGGCTGAGTTTCAGCCTTGGCCTTCCTTCGGGTCCGGAGCACCAGTACCCAGATTCGCAGGTAGCAGAAGGATACCACAGCTattggaaggaagaaatggatggCCATCACAGCTGCTGTGTACCGGGTGCTGGCCTTCTGGTTAAAGGCGCAGGAATAGATGCGTGGGTCGTAGTCTAGGTTCCCCACAGAGAAACTGGGCAAATAGGCCAGCAGAGTGAGGAGCCAGATGAGGCTGACGTAGAGGAGGGCACGCCAGTGGCTGCAGACCCGGTGGTAGGTTGTACGGTGACACATGCGCCAGTAGCGGTTAATGGCAATGGCTGTGATATTGAAGACGGAGCCAATGACGCTCAGGCCGATCACGAAGGCACTGGCTTTGCAGTGGACTTCTCCCAGGACCCAACGGTCACGAACAATAGCCACGAGGATCAGTGGGTAAGGGTACAAGGCTATCATAAGGTCAGCCAAAGCCAGACTCACCACAAACAAGTTACCTGAAGGAGGAAGCACAGATTAGCAGTTAGTAGAGGCCTCACAATTCctttattttggggggtgggaAGAGATAGCTTGGTGGGCAAAATGCTTGAAACTCAAGcataagacctgagtttggatcccagaccccacatcttaaaaagaaaaaaaagaagccaggcagagtgATAATTCTTATAATTccagggaaagaaaggcagataGATCTCCCGGGCTCGATGACTAGCCAACCAGTCCAGCCTAACCATGAGCTCCACATTGTTAAGAGATCCTGTTTGAAATATAAGGTGCATGGCACCTGAGAATACAAGGATAATAACCCCGATTTCTTTACCCATAAATGCTTGTGCATCcacacagaaaccacacacacacacacacacacacacacacacacacacacacacacacacggtacagcTATGCACCTAGCATTTTATGCTTCTCTGAATTGCTTTCATCAGCACTGGGGGTGGAAACCAAACGGCATTTCCAGACTGTCGAGGACTCAGATTGCATCTGTACTTGTCTGGGTCTGGTTGTGTCCATGGCTCCTCTTGCTGTCAAGTGCCATGACAATTCCATGGTGTTGGGCCGCCTCCTGGGTCTGTGTTTGAGTTCACAAGCCATGCTGCCGCGGGGGCTGTGTCATTCTGGGCGGCTTTTGCTACCACCTGGTACAGGTGCCTCAAATCTGTCCTCATTCTACAGCTGCACCTACTCCCGCCTTCCTCAGTCCACCTGAGGGTCCGGAGCACcggggaaagggagaggatgaGCTGAAGTCTAGGGAATGGGAGGCtctgagacactgagagaagTTCATGTGTCAGACCTACACATGAAGCATGCATGTGTTAAAACACAGGTCGGGAAAGGGCTAGCTCCAGCCTGCCCGGGTCCCAACACACATGCTCACCTGATCGGAAGGCTGTGTGGTACAGAGTACCTTGGATAGGGACCTGAGGAAGTGCTTATTTTCATCTCAAAAGCTCCAGGTCAGCCCAGCTCAGAATGGAGAGAAAGTAAGTCCCATTATACTATGGGAATTCTCAGGACCTCAGGGCTACACCGCTATCTAGAGCCAGCATGGGATCCAAGATGGCCAGGGGGTATGACGGGTTGCCAAAGTGTGAACCCTGGCAAGAGTGTGGGTGGAGAGGGAGCATGGTCCAGGGTCTGAGCACCACACAGGGAGGATGGAGTCTAGGGATGGTGGATCCTGCATGGGCTGCTCTCTTGGCTTCATCCTGCTGTAATCTGAGGGTAAATAAACTTTGTGGGTTAAGACTCATTTCTTCCTGGTTGTTActtcaaagtgaaaaaaatacaCAGTTGAGGGTGTATGGTCTGAGGGAGATCTGGTAGATCTGAGGGCGTGTGTGTCCTGAGGGAGATCTGGTAGATCTGAGGGCGTGTGTGTGTCCTGACAGAGATCTGGTGGATCTGAAGGGCGTGTGTATCCTGGGGTAGATCTGGTAGATCtgagggtgtgtgcgtgtgtgtcctgGGGTAGATCTGGTAGatctgagggtgtgtgtgtgtgtgtcctggggtAGATCTGGTAGATCTGAgggcgcgcgtgtgtgtgtgtgtgtgtgtgtccgtccgtcCTGAGGGAGATCTGGTGGAtctgaggatgtgtgtgtgtcctggggtAGATCTGGTGGAtctgaagggtgtgtgtgtcctGAGGGAGATATGGTTTGTCTGTGAGTTGTCAGCCTTGGTGGTTTTCTCTACCACCAGCGGCCTTTAGCTTTCTGGCTGTGGCAGCTTTTCTTCATTGTCTAGAACCACCTAAGGGACAGACACATCTCTAGGTGTGTCTTGAGAGTCTTTCTAGGCTAGGGTAGCTGAGCAGCGATGACACATGCTAaatatgggtggcaccatcccctggGCCAGTATCctagactgagaaaaaaaagacagcgtTTGaccccctctgcctcctggctgccaTCACAGTGTGATTACGTCACAACCCTGCCACAGGCCTTCCCCATGGTGATGAGCTACACTCCCAAACAGTTACTGAGTCAGGTCGCCAGTGGCAGGTGTCTCGTCATGGCAACTAGAATAGCAGCTGATGCAAGACACGGACTGCTTCCCAAGTTTCCTGCCTTCAACCCAATGAGGGTAGGAACTGTCTTAGTTCGGGATCTCAGGGCTCCTTTTGGTGTTTGCACAAGGTGTTGGGGGTTGGAGCAATCTGAGGTACACTTAGTTCTGTCCATTTCTGGTCACAGGCATTTGGGCAATTATTGAACTTTCTGTGACTTCTTCACCTGTGGCTCCTCCTACTGGAGACTCCCTCCCCATCTTCATAGTGGTGGTTTTGTAAAGAACATTTCCTTTCACCAACATAAGAAGGTTGGTTGCTGCAGGTCCTGACTGTTTCTGGATGATCAGAACACAGGCTCTTGGAATGTACAAACGCGACATAAAAAGTCCAAAGCTGGAAGCGGTGCCAGTTCTGCCAGCTGTTTCTCTGGGAAAGCCAAGGCAGGCACTGCTGTGTTAATGTGGCTTCTCCCCTAATAAAGCCCCAGAGGCTGCACGCAGCCTGTAAATAGCGAGCGGAACACATTAGCTCCACGTGGAAAGCGATTCAATTACTCTCCCCTATTAAGCCGACTGTTCGTAAAGGCTGAGATCCGCCAGCCCTGCTGGAGAGTCATCTGCCCAGCAGCCCGACTGTCTTCTAGCGTCTTGGCAAGAATCCAGTTAGGTGACTACGGATCTCATGTTGCCCGCCATCTGTGAGGTGCTGAGATGCTGGGGTCTCTCTGGATGAGATTAGGGAAGAGATCCCTGCTGCACCAATTTCTCCCCCAGCCAGGTGAGAAATCAATCAACCAGTGTGTAGCTCTGTTCCTCATTGTGTGTAATGGCTTGTAATGAACATTCATACAAGAGTCTTGTGGTGACTCATCCGGCCTGTCTCTGTCAGACAAGCTGTATCAGCGGAAGGGGCCGCCACTACAGGGCTGTGCTCTCTGAAGTAGAACGCCTCCGTTATTCGCAGGTAGAGCACATCTCCCATACAGGATTTTCCtatcctgtctcctctctggtaAGTCTGTTTCTGAGGGGGTGGGCAGTGCTACACTGTCCAGTCCTCATTAGACAGAACTCTGAAAGGCCAAGCTACCCCAGCCGCCCCTCTTTGTTTGCCTTCTGAACTCTGAAGAGTTTACTTGTGTTCAAAATGACTTTGGACATCGAGTTTCCCATCTTTATAtttaattggcccccataaggtCATAGGGAATGGCACAATTGGGAGGTGTGACTtagttggagtaggtgtggccttgttggaggatatttgtcactgtggggatgggctttgcgctctcatatatgctcaagccatgcccagtgtctcagaccacttcccgTTGCCTACAGGTCAACCCCTTCTCCAtccctgtgtctgcctgcaggccaccatgttgtgtgatgatgatagtggacaaacctctgaactgtcagcCACCACAACTAAGgttttttctttatgagagttgttgtggtcatggcatctctttacAGCAGTGGAAACCCCAACTAAGGCTAAGGAGaaactcttttctttaaaaacatgagaCTTTGGTATTTGCCTGTGAGGACAAATTGAGAGATGAAAGACAAAGGAGGGAAGGGTATTGTGGATTAGGGGAGAGtaagggagggcagggcagggagagtgaaggcaggaaaagaggggagggatagtagaggggagggcaggagaaggcaggagagaaGCCTGAGGGtttaggagaggagaggggagggaagaggtgggaGAAAGCTCCTGATAGAAGATTGTTTctaaagagagaggaagtgatcaAAGCACAAGGTTTATACACAGTAA
This genomic interval carries:
- the Mtnr1b gene encoding melatonin receptor type 1B, with the protein product MPENSFGANCCEAGGLAMRPTWSGSAGEGPPGTPRATWVAPTLSTVIIVTIVLDVVGNVLVILSVLRNRKLRNTGNLFVVSLALADLMIALYPYPLILVAIVRDRWVLGEVHCKASAFVIGLSVIGSVFNITAIAINRYWRMCHRTTYHRVCSHWRALLYVSLIWLLTLLAYLPSFSVGNLDYDPRIYSCAFNQKASTRYTAAVMAIHFFLPIAVVSFCYLRIWVLVLRTRRKAKAETQPRLRPSDLRSFLTMFAVFVVFAICWAPLNYISIAVVINPEVMVPEGLFVTSYFLAYFNSCLNAIVYGLLNQNFRTEYKRLLSALWNTGCCFHIASKCCLAKEPQSPAPPTARAPMPVQEGSLACINCMDLAAKL